Within the Nerophis ophidion isolate RoL-2023_Sa linkage group LG01, RoL_Noph_v1.0, whole genome shotgun sequence genome, the region ACCCTGCCGTACGTTGTAGTAGTACTCGTGGCAACCTTTTCCACAATTGCACTTTGTATGGAACTGCAAACTGTCCATCTTTGTTTGCAGATATTCTCGATGTAtggtttttatatataaaatcgCTTTTTGGTCTGGTTCCTCATTTGTGTAGATTCCAGGCGCTACAGCTTAATGTCGCAGGACATACTTAGCATGTTTGTTCCTACAGACAACACAAGTCTTGGAAAAAAAGACTTCGCATATGCTACTCCACGGTCATAACCTATCGCTAGATCCTTGTAGTCTGCTGAGCTcaacacaaggatctgggctcgaaaGCAATgctaactccttcaagatagcaaaaaaataattaacaaaTCAGGATCGCTGGGCGGAAgaatttcatagatgtgacgtagtgcCAAAGGGAtggtttgattcaaacaacaatggcggcacgcagcAAGGAATCGTATGCTGACATATTTTCTTTGCACAAACTGCATCGATCAACTGACATTGCTGGGTTGTTTCAATAAAAGTtctaacttttcgctctgtcgttatccaatatgtgggctgttctgttttggatttcccagcttAGCTCTCATCagtgtcacgggttgatttcaatGTGAGTGGtcgaagtagcacgtcattcgaGATAAGACGAGTGCTTTAtccaatcacattttttttttttttttttttacaaggcaccactttctgaaatacatctccgaTTGAAAAAGTCCCAGATCATTGTGTGGAGCTCAACGAACTACAAGGACCTGGTGAGAGTCAGGTTACTATAGTTATGAAATGACTTGCAAATGTATCTGACGTTGCCTGAGCTGATCTCTTAGGGGTAATTTCAGGATTTAGAAACTGTTTTAGTTGGGAATTCTAGTAGTTTttactaaaacatatttttaacgcTTTTTTAAATTGTGGTGTTTTTATAGTTTCCTGTAACTTTGTTTTGCTGCCCTCTTGGCTAGGTCCCTCTTGGAAAAGGGATTTTAATCTCAATtagtttttacctggttaaataaaggataCAGATTGATTCATTAATTTACTTGAAAAACATGAGATGTCATGTTTTCTCCAAGAGTTTAAAAGAGTTCATGGATTGTCACACACCTAAACAAATATGCTCTTTACGGTACTGCTGCACTGGAACCATGACTTGTTTTTGCACTGTTGCAGTTTGTAATCTGGTATATTTATACTGAAAAAAatctaactgatttttttttttgccctataAACACACAGATGCATCATAGATTACTAGGGGCAATATGTAATGATCATCGCTGTGTTGCTTTATAAAGATATCGTTATGGTGAGCCATGTATTGCACGTCATATTGTGAGGTAAGTTCTAGCCCTAATTTTTAATGTGTATAATTACTTGATAGAGATATGGAAACATGCTTGAGtgaagtaagaaaaaaaaattgctcaCCATTGTCGCATACAGGCATGTCTCCATCCTAAAGGAAGAAGGAGCAGACTTCAGTTTCGGCGTCATAGCATAGAATGAATGGTAATGACTTCATTGAATCAGAAAAATCATAGTCATTATGCTAATATCATCTGTCTCAGCACATTTAAATCACTTTGCACATCAATCATTGATCAATAATCAGCCTACAATTTACGGCCGCCTTAATGCACAGGCTTAGCTGGGCTGAATCCCAGGGCCCCACCATATCAGGGACCTCTGAGTTTGACAGCAAAATGCATTGATTGTGATTGAAAGCCAAAACACCAAACAGCTCAGCCTCATCTAGCGATTGTGTACTTTCGCGCTCTCTCTGCTGTTATTTTTCCTACTGCTCCGAGCGGGGCTTGAACCAAATCGCCCACGTGAAAGACCAGCGTATTACTATTGAGCTACAACACAGGCAGTCTACGCGATCGCCAGCACTTAACTTGAAATTGACTGGCTTCTATTACACTGGCCCAGACGTGTATAAACTCATCACAAAGGACAAGTTTTTATTAATGACATGTATTGTTGATATTTTTGGATTGTTGCTGTTCTGTTGAGTAAaatcctgatttttttatttatttatttattttttttattgtttattcaaGTTAAGTGTCGAACCTGCCGACACTTAATTGTTTTGCTTGCTTCCTTAGGAAGAGGATAATGTAAATTAAAGTGGATTCCAGCTTGTAGTGTTCACTTCCTGCTTTTATTCTCCTTCCGTTTACTGTTAAGGCAGCTGACAAAGTATTCAACTCTAATGTAATGGTTTAAAATAaactattaattgattatgatctGTACTGaataacattgtttttgatgTACTTTTTCACCATCATTTCTTAAACCAACTTCATTTCTTCTCAACACTGGGATTTATACAAAATAAAATGGTGAGGGCTGACTTGTGTTCTGGTTCTCTGATTCAGAAGTTTCACTTCCTTGTCCTTACAATGTCTGCAGAGGGGTTCATGCCTTGGTTAGCTCCTCTCCTAAGGGGGGCTGACGGCTCACCACACAGCACACCCGTGGGCTTTCCACCTGAAAAAGGATGATGACGTGACACACGTTACGAGAGACCTTTAGCAAATACTGTAACTAATCACAGTGTACATTTGTCCAGTTCTCTGATTGGTTGTCTTTGTGACGCAAACATAACGCTGTGTCAAAAGCAGCAATCTGAGCgagtattataaaaaaaaaaaaaaaaaaaaaaaagctgcaagCGCAGAGGGGAGAGGTTGAGAGAGAAGAGAGGGGGTGGGAGGGAGCGCATCTCTCTGACAGAAGAAAGCAGTGTTAATATGGATAATAAACACTTTTATCGGGCGTGTTATATTTgctcatacatttttatttttcgcTTGAGTTTAATGTCTTTTAAAAATGTCTGTGCTTGCAAAACATTTTTCTGTTTTCCAACATCTGCCTTTGTGAACTCAAAATTAAGACAGATACAACTCCCGACACGTCGAACCGCTGTACTACAGGTCTTCCCCGACATGGTAATGAACAGTACATGATATTACACAGCTGCTAACACCTGGCGTTTGCTATACAGTTGAGAAAGCTGAAGAACAATTGGGTTAAATTAATCAAACCtgaaaggagaactgcactttgtttttggaattttgcttattgttcacaatcattatgaaagacaaaacgtaattttaatttttttggggggggtttaaAGATGATACAAAAACACTTGGAAGATGCGGTTAatgagtcaccattgtagccttcaaagtctcTAAAACTACTTCAAAACCCTCTGTTTTGTATACAGACTGCAAGTCCATACATAATGTGGACAAGTTCAAAACAATAATTAATATGTACAAAATTTAccctattttggtcattttaagcactGTCGGAAATTATTTTCTCAGCAcattccgtttccatagcagcataCTTCCGACTTctagcaacaaatgtgtgttcttacttccgGAAACCAACGCGAAAGTTTTCTTaacatggcagacttggtagTAGATGACAAAAACTTGATTTTTTGAAGCTGAaaatacggaggatgaactactgcttcaagatgttcaatatttattaaagtgcaatttttggtcACTAAGTCTGAGAGtccatttttatttaatgtttattaGTTTAGGATAGTTAAAAGTTCTTAACCTTCAAATTATATTGGTAAAAAATAACACCACAAAATcaaagtttattgcatttgaaagaaAAACTTGAATTGTTATTATTGTGATTATATTAGCGCTTAACTTGTTCTGAAAATATTGTTTTCAATATTGTTTATCAgcaatactattttttttaacaatatctCGCCTAGTATAATGTATTATCGGCACAGGTTTAGCTGAATCTGATGTAGTGGGCATATACTGTATTTCTCCAGGCATAAACCTATTTGGGCAGCGCAAAGTAGGGTGCAGGAGGGCGAGGTGTCTAACATCCACCAGCAATGTAATCATAGAGGAATTGAAGAGGATTGCAAtcacattaactttttttttttaaatccccaaTTTCTCTGGAAAACAGCCCAACTTTTGAAATTCTAATGTTCACAGGTATGAGTATTGTCCCTTGAGAAGATACAGTATGTACACGTGAGAGATACTGAATATGTTTATAGGTACAACTGAGAGGATGAGTTTGACAGCACCTGGTGGGTTGTTCCTTCTGTTAGCGTAGGGGTCTTCTGGCTCAGCGAAAACACTGGAGGCCATCTTATTTTTCCGGGCAGGAGGTTTCTCCTCATCAGTACCAAAAGATATGTTGGAACCACCGCCTGGAGGCCGCAGAACCCTGAAAAGGAGGATATTCTGGGTGAGCCAGACGACTGTGAATTGCAGTTATGCCGATCCTGATTGTGTGATGAGATCGGAGcccatttttgcttttttttgacTGATCGGACATCGGCTGATTAACCCAACCCAATCTTTACCACAGCTGGGTCCCAGTGTTCATACACTTCACAAAAGGATGCAGGGTAAGGGATTTCCAGATTCCTTGTTACCACATGCAGAGGGGTGTGTTAAGACCAGGAGTGTGCATTTTTTTGCTAGAACACCGGCTTGAATTTGAGAGCTACACATCGCAGCAAATTCGTCATCTCCAGTGCGAAGCTACAACTACACCTTCGAAATGAAGCAACAAGGAGTTGAGCTTTGTAATCTTAAGAATTAGGACACCACTTTCTAGGTCACTGCATGTTCGGGCACATAAACAACTATATAGTTATGTTTAAAGCTGCcccgacaccaatattttggcaccAAAATGTGCATTATGTATTTCAATTCCGT harbors:
- the jpt1a gene encoding jupiter microtubule associated homolog 1a isoform X1, which translates into the protein MTTTTTFQGVEPNAKSSSRVLRPPGGGSNISFGTDEEKPPARKNKMASSVFAEPEDPYANRRNNPPGGKPTGVLCGEPSAPLRRGANQGMNPSADIDGDMPVCDNGRGRVYSGRDSAETEAERQDDAPPAEDPAAGLPSSGRRNPPGGKSSLILG
- the jpt1a gene encoding jupiter microtubule associated homolog 1a isoform X2; the protein is MTTTTTFQGVEPNAKSSSRVLRPPGGGSNISFGTDEEKPPARKNKMASSVFAEPEDPYANRRNNPPGGKPTGVLCGEPSAPLRRGANQGMNPSADIDGDMPVCDNGRDSAETEAERQDDAPPAEDPAAGLPSSGRRNPPGGKSSLILG